A stretch of Saccharomyces cerevisiae S288C chromosome IV, complete sequence DNA encodes these proteins:
- the VPS64 gene encoding Vps64p (Protein required for cytoplasm to vacuole targeting of proteins; forms a complex with Far3p and Far7p to Far11p involved in recovery from pheromone-induced cell cycle arrest; mutant has increased aneuploidy tolerance; VPS64 has a paralog, FAR10, that arose from the whole genome duplication) has translation MVELEKRRRPPPQLQHSPYVRDQSNSQGMTKTPETSPPKRPMGRARSNSRSSGSRSNVDIDQYTIPPGLDLLPTASSPPSVHQVSQQQQLSPILANKIRSPFENQSQDQNDNSIDPTPAGQVTIPVEAVSPPALDELSKFQNGSTETLFRTGSPRKKHTHIIILKSLNATFETKFLVVPFKPDGLKLGRPVTNSVNKNNSGSKRDLFSQQVRPDNGNFDSRVLSRNHACLSCDPTSGKIYIRDLKSSNGTFVNGVKIRQNDVELKVGDTVDLGTDIDSKFEHRKISAYVEEISVIPLMNTVSDPTNLVMKKQDHTNKNNGNSTNINGIKIDRGHHNQHIPIRSHLKENYTEAGVTSATTAQRAAFEAAMFGDINNSELDDDILGPETEVLSGIFINNSAGTSINLINMIKTLTTELSLEKQELEKLHSMQNFMQNYTINLDFINKHMIDMNEKHLLKLSTALQKTLSENNDALLKESEDQLKEIKQQNNKVKSACSLKEKQNHEKLQELESELRELNLQIEEERGKNLVLTQSNFNGGINNDNNAKVKQNDSREEKKDTEDTLISTEELGVVEGKRTRVSKGMLFGVVAISFGLVATAVKQLPQ, from the coding sequence ATGGTAgaactggaaaaaagaagacgGCCCCCTCCGCAACTGCAACATTCTCCCTATGTTAGGGATCAATCGAATTCGCAGGGAATGACAAAGACGCCAGAAACGTCACCGCCTAAGAGGCCCATGGGAAGAGCTAGATCAAACTCGAGAAGCAGTGGATCCCGTTCAAATGTCGATATAGATCAGTATACCATACCACCAGGCTTAGATTTGTTGCCTACCGCTTCATCTCCACCTTCCGTCCATCAAGTTTcacaacagcaacaattATCCCCAATATTAGCCAACAAAATCCGTTCTCcatttgaaaatcaaaGTCAGGATCAAAATGACAATTCAATAGACCCAACACCGGCTGGACAAGTAACAATTCCTGTAGAAGCCGTATCTCCACCGGCACTGGACGAATTATCGAAATTCCAAAATGGTTCAACTGAGACATTATTTAGAACTGGATCACCCCGTAAGAAGCATACACATATTATTATACTCAAATCCTTAAATGCAACTTTTGAGACCAAGTTTCTTGTTGTACCATTTAAACCTGACGGACTTAAATTAGGTCGACCAGTTACCAATAGCGTAAACAAGAATAATTCAGGATCGAAAAGAGATTTATTTTCGCAACAAGTTAGACCAGATAACGGAAATTTTGACTCAAGAGTTCTTTCCAGAAATCACGCTTGTCTCAGTTGTGATCCTACATCAGGAAAGATATATATTCGCGATCTAAAGTCCAGCAATGGGACATTTGTTAATGGGGTTAAAATACGCCAAAATGATGTAGAATTAAAAGTTGGTGATACTGTGGATTTGGGAACTGATATTGACTCAAAGTTTGAACATAGAAAAATCAGTGCGTATGTGGAAGAGATTTCAGTAATTCCCTTAATGAACACTGTATCTGATCCCACAAATttggtgatgaaaaaaCAAGATCATACTAATAAGAATAATGGGAACTCCACTAATATAAACGGAATAAAGATAGACAGAGGTCATCATAATCAACACATTCCAATACGATCTCatttaaaggaaaattatACCGAAGCTGGTGTAACATCTGCAACAACGGCTCAAAGGGCAGCCTTTGAGGCAGCTATGTTTGGAGATATTAATAACTCAGaattagatgatgatattttagGTCCAGAAACTGAGGTTCTCAGTGGAatttttatcaacaatTCAGCAGGTACAAGCataaatttgataaatatgATAAAAACTTTGACTACTGAGCTGTCCTTAGAAAAACAAGAGCTGGAAAAATTACATTCCATGCAAAACTTTATGCAAAACTATACGATAAACCttgatttcatcaataaGCACATGATTGATATGAATGAAAAGCATTTACTGAAACTGAGCACGGCTTTACAAAAAACTCTATcagaaaataatgatgcGCTACTCAAAGAATCGGAAGATcaattaaaagaaatcaaacaacaaaataataaagtaAAATCTGCATGTAGCTTgaaggaaaaacaaaaccaTGAAAAGCTACAGGAGCTCGAAAGTGAATTAAGAGAGCTGAACCTTCaaatagaagaagagagGGGAAAAAATTTAGTTTTAACACAAAGCAATTTTAATGGTGGTATTAACAATGACAATAACGCTAAAGTAAAACAAAATGATtcaagagaagaaaaaaaggatacCGAAGATACATTAATAAGCACTGAAGAACTAGGAGTCGTCGAAGGCAAGAGAACAAGAGTTAGTAAGGGAATGCTCTTTGGAGTAGTTGCCATTTCATTCGGTTTAGTTGCGACGGCCGTTAAGCAATTGCCACAATAA
- the SPC19 gene encoding Spc19p (Essential subunit of Dam1 complex (aka DASH complex); complex couples kinetochores to force produced by MT depolymerization thereby aiding in chromosome segregation; also localized to nuclear side of spindle pole body; SPC19 mRNA level is reduced when downstream gene RAV2 is deleted), which yields MTDALEQSVLALEGTVSVLKDSVESLKCANEPSTNLASTMLQTKRVFRLVPEYDVERSKLDLIEEVEPLVRTLGDKLRKSMGRMQRELDTLQQTYELNDLRLKKNISMDDDDALNSPDMGQEYEGRDADDVVMMASSTNEELEELKKLKEKKKQLENKLEILKQK from the coding sequence ATGACAGATGCTTTGGAACAGAGCGTCCTTGCGTTGGAGGGAACAGTTTCAGTATTGAAGGATTCTGTGGAGTCTTTAAAATGTGCAAATGAGCCAAGCACGAACCTTGCATCGACAATGTTGCAAACCAAAAGGGTTTTCCGTTTAGTTCCCGAATATGATGTTGAAAGATCAAAATTAGATTTGATTGAAGAGGTAGAACCGCTGGTTAGGACTCTGGGCGATAAGTTACGTAAATCTATGGGTAGAATGCAAAGGGAACTCGATACTTTGCAGCAAACTTATGAATTAAACGATTTAAGgctaaagaagaacattAGTATGGATGACGATGATGCTCTGAATAGTCCAGACATGGGTCAAGAATACGAAGGCAGAGACGCGGACGACGTGGTTATGATGGCATCTTCTACTAATGAGgaattggaagaattgaagaaactaaaggaaaagaagaagcaacTGGAGAATAAGTTGGAAATACTCAAACAGAAATAG
- the RAV2 gene encoding Rav2p (Subunit of RAVE complex (Rav1p, Rav2p, Skp1p); the RAVE complex associates with the V1 domain of the vacuolar membrane (H+)-ATPase (V-ATPase) and promotes assembly and reassembly of the holoenzyme; shares extensive structural homology with ROGDI, a Rabconnectin-3 subunit that causes Kohlschutter-Tonz syndrome; human ROGDI can complement a yeast RAV2 null mutant): protein MSVDLFPNDRFGAEDKYDNFKDAVKECSWLIEEIVKPQLPNIIDNFSKCLEMLESDQIFKMPVSNGIPNESNKQNDSPTVKGVITRQGQYIVDFHIVVRFPQFQRGKQVMFRMNTGLNFLLIQFSKIMTHLKNILEILNQLQVATDVSEFVSKFGVAMELLNHSLILLQNPPRDLVFPEDNNFAMKEMFQDCYSVCESTAHILGLELTLCRNELCIELRNLIKVTKKPWCEIDSKTGRSFCDQIRNQVTNERNKTLSKILSENGVQVQDSTLLNHIISSFQSEAITLPEAQELLRRGVTFDNRVVMECEKLIVSTSDPTLISISAKLNSLKASMANHQANLVASKQLSTYK from the coding sequence ATGAGTGTTGATTTGTTTCCAAATGATAGATTTGGTGCAGAAGATAAATACGACAACTTTAAGGATGCCGTAAAAGAATGCTCCTGGCTCATCGAAGAAATCGTCAAACCGCAATTACCCAACATTATTGACAACTTTTCTAAATGCCTAGAGATGCTAGAGAGTGAccaaatattcaaaatgcCTGTATCTAATGGTATTCCCAACGAAAGTAACAAACAAAACGACTCTCCGACGGTAAAGGGTGTTATCACAAGACAAGGCCAATACATTGTTGACTTTCACATTGTTGTCAGATTCCCACAATTTCAAAGGGGTAAACAAGTTATGTTCCGAATGAATACGGGACTGAATTTCTTACTTATTCAATTCAGTAAGATAATGACGcacttgaaaaatattttggaaatacTGAATCAACTTCAAGTAGCTACAGATGTCAGCGAATTCGTATCCAAATTTGGCGTGGCCATGGAACTTTTGAACCATTCTCTAATACTTTTACAAAATCCTCCTAGAGACCTGGTATTCCCAGAAGATAACAACTTTGCTATGAAGGAAATGTTCCAGGATTGTTACTCAGTCTGCGAATCCACAGCTCACATCCTAGGACTGGAACTTACGCTTTGTAGGAATGAGCTTTGCATAGAACTACGAAATCTAATTAAGGTGACTAAAAAACCTTGGTGCGAGATTGATAGTAAAACTGGCAGGTCATTTTGCGACCAAATAAGAAATCAAGTGACAAAtgaaagaaacaaaacttTATCTAAGATCCTCTCAGAAAACGGTGTACAAGTCCAGGATTCCACATTACTTAACCAcataatttcttcttttcaaagtGAAGCTATAACACTTCCAGAAGCTCAGGAATTATTAAGAAGGGGCGTTACTTTCGATAATAGGGTAGTCATGGAATGTGAAAAGTTAATAGTATCTACAAGTGATCCAACTTTGATCAGTATAAGCGCCAAATTGAACAGTCTCAAAGCTTCGATGGCGAACCATCAAGCAAATTTGGTAGCTAGCAAACAGTTAAGTACATATAAGTAA
- the COQ4 gene encoding ubiquinone biosynthesis protein COQ4 (Protein with a role in ubiquinone (Coenzyme Q) biosynthesis; possibly functioning in stabilization of Coq7p; located on matrix face of mitochondrial inner membrane; component of a mitochondrial ubiquinone-synthesizing complex; human homolog COQ4 can complement yeast coq4 null mutant): MLRLSLLRSTATLPVKCQRRGLILPAAAMYTLGSLIFGKEARLADAMERGELHNKNVDYAKEAEERTELRIRALANTRPMEPRYNGHVPLHRYEKLLLFAISGWNSFFHPEDGYNIVQLGEATALPVFLENLKQTMLSDSSGRRILKEQPNITTEILHMDKLAKLPHNTFGYVYYQWLKRENVSPDTRAPVKFIDDPMHAYIFKRYRQCHDFYHAITNMPIIIEGEITIKALEGANLGVPMAILGGILAPLRLKKVQRKRLYNIYLPWAVRTGLSCKPLINVYWEEMLEKDVTALRKELKITLPPDLRTMRKERAALRKEIDAKYNSQKRATTPA, translated from the coding sequence ATGTTGAGGTTATCTTTACTGAGATCAACAGCTACTTTGCCAGTGAAATGCCAACGTCGTGGGCTAATATTACCTGCGGCGGCAATGTACACCTTAGGCTCATTAATATTTGGTAAGGAAGCAAGGTTGGCGGATGCCATGGAACGTGGTGAGTTACATAACAAGAACGTTGATTATGCGAAAGAAGCTGAAGAGCGTACCGAGTTACGTATTAGGGCCCTGGCTAATACTCGGCCAATGGAACCTCGGTACAACGGCCATGTTCCCCTTCATCGGTACGAGAAATTGCTGCTGTTTGCAATTTCCGGTTGGAATTCATTTTTCCATCCTGAAGATGGTTATAATATTGTACAATTGGGTGAGGCAACTGCATTGCCGGTCTTCTTGGAGAATTTGAAGCAAACAATGTTAAGTGATTCCTCTGGGAGGCGCATTTTGAAGGAACAACCCAATATCACAACAGAGATTTTGCATATGGACAAACTAGCTAAATTGCCACATAACACGTTTGGGTATGTATATTACCAATGgttgaaaagagaaaacGTTTCTCCGGACACTAGAGCACCTGTCAAATTTATCGACGATCCTATGCATGCATATATCTTTAAGAGGTATAGACAATGCCACGATTTCTATCACGCTATAACCAACATGCCTATTATCATTGAGGGGGAGATCACCATAAAGGCTCTTGAAGGTGCCAACCTGGGCGTCCCAATGGCCATTCTCGGTGGTATCCTTGCACCTTTACGTTTGAAAAAGgtgcaaagaaaaagattatataatatatatctCCCTTGGGCTGTCAGAACAGGTTTAAGCTGCAAGCCATTGATCAACGTGTATTGGGAGGAAATGCTGGAGAAGGATGTTACTGCTTTGAGGAAAGAGCTAAAGATAACACTCCCTCCGGATCTAAGGACAATGAGGAAGGAGCGTGCAGCCCTTAGGAAGGAGATTGACGCAAAATACAACTCACAGAAACGAGCCACGACTCCAGCATGA
- the MSC2 gene encoding metal cation transporter MSC2 (Endoplasmic reticulum zinc transporter; part of a heterodimeric transporter with Zrg17p that transfers zinc from the cytosol to the ER lumen; member of the cation diffusion facilitator family of efflux pumps; localizes to ER and nucleus; mutations affect the cellular distribution of zinc and also confer defects in meiotic recombination between homologous chromatids): MNLQELLAKVPLLLSYPTIILSSNLIVPSHNDLISRAASTSAAEYADEKLIFFSTDHAIRLIFLPTFVASSFNLFAHYFNFINYSSRRKYYVLFTAIYFLSILTAIFHPIQSTCITLLIIKLLTTADESSPKIALNFKTILKTFVPFITLTLVILRWDPSFDASSGDVNKISTSLAAYALLILTLRYASPLILSTLSSSIGVVSKDTSVAQHSISRNKRFPLILVLPIFSFVLLYLMTIVNKTYNIQLLMVFVFFGCLSIFFLSLKDLFTEDGNQKKGGQEDEYCRMFDIKYMISYLWLTRFTILLTGIMAIVVHFLSFNEITSSIKTDLLSLLFVVVAEYVSSFSNKQPDSHSHNHAHHHSHLTDSLPLENESMFKQMALNKDTRSIFSFLLLNTAFMFVQLLYSFRSKSLGLLSDSLHMALDCTSLLLGLIAGVLTKKPASDKFPFGLNYLGTLAGFTNGVLLLGIVCGIFVEAIERIFNPIHLHATNELLVVATLGLLVNLVGLFAFDHGAHDHGGTDNENMKGIFLHILADTLGSVGVVISTLLIKLTHWPIFDPIASLLIGSLILLSALPLLKSTSANILLRLDDKKHNLVKSALNQISTTPGITGYTTPRFWPTESGSSGHSHAHTHSHAENHSHEHHHDQKNGSQEHPSLVGYIHVQYVDGENSTIIKKRVEKIFENVSIKAWVQVEPQNSTCWCRATSMNTISANPNSLPLQPIAN, from the coding sequence ATGAATCTGCAAGAACTATTAGCGAAAGTACCGCTGTTGTTATCGTATCCGACCATTATTCTATCCAGTAATCTGATCGTACCTTCCCATAATGATCTCATATCACGAGCAGCCTCTACATCAGCAGCAGAGTATGCTGACGAAAAGCTAATATTTTTCAGTACAGATCATGCCATCAGACTGATTTTTCTGCCAACCTTCGTAGCTTCTTCCTTTAACCTATTTGCGCACTATTTTAACTTCATCAATTACTCTAGCCGAAGGAAGTATTATGTTTTATTTACTGCAATTTATTTCCTATCCATATTGACTGCGATTTTCCATCCAATTCAGTCAACATGCATCACTCTATTGATTATCAAGCTCCTGACTACCGCTGATGAGTCTTCGCCAAAAATTGCCCTCAATTTCAAGaccattttgaaaacatttGTTCCCTTTATTACTTTAACATTAGTTATATTGCGTTGGGATCCTTCTTTTGATGCCAGCTCAGGAGATGTGAACAAAATTTCTACGTCTTTGGCCGCATATGCTCTCTTAATATTAACGCTAAGATATGCATCACCGCTGATATTATCGACGTTATCAAGTAGCATAGGTGTTGTTTCCAAAGACACCAGCGTCGCACAGCATTCGATAAGTAGAAATAAGAGATTTCCGCTAATTCTCGTGTTACcgattttttcctttgttcTTTTGTATCTAATGACTATAGTTAACAAGACTTACAATATCCAGTTATTAATGGTATTTGTGTTTTTTGGATGTCTgtccattttctttttatcgTTAAAAGATTTGTTCACAGAGGAtggaaatcaaaagaagGGAGGCCAGGAGGATGAATATTGTCGTATGTTTGACATAAAGTACATGATTTCCTATTTATGGCTGACAAGGTTCACCATTTTATTGACAGGCATAATGGCTATTGTAGTACATTTTTTATCGTTTAATGAAATTacttcttccatcaaaACTGATTTGTTAAGTTTACTTTTCGTCGTAGTGGCAGAATATGTTTCCAGTTTCTCTAACAAACAACCTGATTCGCACTCCCATAATCATGCACATCACCATTCCCATCTAACCGATTCATTGCCTCtcgaaaatgaaagtatGTTCAAACAAATGGCATTGAATAAGGACACCAGGTCcattttttcgtttttatTGTTGAATACCGCTTTCATGTTTGTACAACTTTTATATTCCTTTCGTTCCAAATCATTGGGCTTATTATCTGATTCGTTGCATATGGCCTTAGATTGCACATCTTTGCTCTTAGGTCTAATTGCTGGTGTATTGACCAAGAAACCAGCAAGTGATAAATTCCCTTTCGGTCTAAATTATCTTGGTACCTTGGCAGGTTTCACCAATGGTGTTCTGTTACTCGGCATAGTGTGCGGTATCTTTGTGGAGGCAATTGAGAGAATTTTCAACCCCATTCATCTTCATGCAACAAATGAGTTGTTGGTTGTTGCTACGTTAGGCTTATTAGTGAACCTTGTAGGTTTGTTTGCCTTCGACCATGGTGCACATGATCATGGTGGTActgataatgaaaacatGAAGGGgatttttttacatatatTGGCAGATACATTAGGTTCTGTTGGCGTTGTTATTTCGACGTTATTAATCAAGTTAACACACTGGCCAATTTTTGATCCGATCGCCTCTTTATTAATTGGTTCCTTGATTTTACTTAGCGCTCTGCCCCTGCTAAAATCTACTTCCGCAAATATTTTACTAAGACTGGATGACAAGAAGCATAATCTAGTAAAGAGTGCGCTAAACCAGATTTCAACGACGCCAGGAATCACAGGTTATACAACTCCTAGATTTTGGCCGACAGAGTCAGGCAGTTCCGGGCATTCACATGCACACACGCATTCTCATGCAGAGAATCATAGCCATGAGCATCATCATGATCAGAAAAACGGTTCACAAGAACACCCGAGCTTGGTGGGCTATATTCATGTACAGTATGTAGACGGCGAGAATTCGACAattatcaagaaaagagttgaaaaaatattcgaAAATGTGTCGATTAAAGCGTGGGTACAAGTTGAGCCTCAAAATTCCACTTGTTGGTGCCGGGCTACTTCTATGAACACAATTTCAGCTAACCCGAATTCTTTACCGCTACAGCCTATAGCAAATTGA
- the EBS1 gene encoding Ebs1p (Protein involved in translation inhibition and nonsense-mediated decay; interacts with cap binding protein Cdc33p and with Nam7p; localizes to P-bodies upon glucose starvation; mRNA abundance regulated by mRNA decay factors; EBS1 has a paralog, EST1, that arose from the whole genome duplication), whose protein sequence is MEPSNTQKEDLPTAFNGIKSQLNSILKSNQLFQDYALLNGFLAFVHSKLNAAILTSIESQCGKSFAADLDSFDQSSISSILDFSWESVHYPIFKWFQMWRNYILFEKENKKQQTKFIDFRKMNSKMLKFFKTVQNFYVNVINTVYKKYDISVLLPKRIIQDLKLSDIENTTNVGDILAVKTFNSSSPLAHLIPTLFHRCLLFLGTAYRYKTLLEEISNKYSISNFKKSLDFFRLASLVLPSAGETYSQAGAIFLQTGNLGIAVFNFVKGMMTKMPSPVSIKNFGALMVDNKSSLNRSLHTTIMNTYLQESKGPRTPAKEILEFYFLGLFGSVWSPTSWRDDTKPNQLNNGIKLRHLENALYETMSARYLNNIKTIFHNLIITIGGFHLLLKRRSDVSAKTLKDLRSNELDYLNFAFKYIAHILNDIVKESWSENPEVSEILGMVRIINCWIKANPMVLQYSQSNLEFVNALAYLINDIVKKKPSPSFSITEHIPKRTYWFEEDLMVKGLSFVNFQLSDFDDYEKILEMDHSLDRLIGNPPLCDKLSASSEMLLRLQAVVNISSQLLQNNNCGVEWSDNKSRYIFNKKIGFKETVKNSMKTSKQSNEKAKLQRKNKPSTTNGSISMADLERQMRSSSLDSFSPTMGYSGSSVPMAPDTFNVKPSGTITGNKVNVELLKIELSGQNADGAITNISPGYSNAAISSSNSTDESSFDLNNILSSMQQKHAEKSFAKSMQGVNEQIPANDVCHQAQRPMQGGLYSSQQPSSMSSLNSAYQNASMPPSASMVSYPYPFLNQQGQGVFPPYNAQNLQWQSEAYSLKSMNFANPTWLGDQYQTSAPSSAYAQAQRQMFQQPMQQDVGKYMQFPFDAQSNTDSMRGNSRNNMF, encoded by the coding sequence ATGGAACCATCGAATAcccaaaaagaagatcTTCCTACCGCTTTTAATGGTATAAAAAGTCAATTAAACAGCATATTAAAATCGAATCAATTATTTCAAGATTATGCGCTATTAAATGGGTTCTTGGCATTTGTTCATTCCAAATTGAATGCCGCAATCCTTACATCTATAGAATCACAATGTGGGAAATCCTTTGCGGCTGATCTTGATTCTTTTGATCAGAGCAGTATCTCTTCGattttagatttttctTGGGAAAGCGTTCACTATCCAATATTCAAATGGTTTCAGATGTGGAGGaattatattctttttgagaaggagaataaaaaacagCAGACCAAATTTATCGACTTTAGAAAGATGAATTCGAAGATGttaaaattcttcaaaacgGTGCAAAACTTCTATGTCAACGTTATCAACACGGTTTATAAGAAATATGATATATCTGTACTTTTGCCGAAAAGGATTATCCAAGACTTAAAGTTAAGTGACATCGAAAATACCACTAATGTTGGAGACATTCTTGCGGTGAAGACATTTAATAGTAGTAGCCCACTCGCACATCTCATCCCAACGCTTTTCCATCGCTGTCTCTTATTCTTAGGAACAGCGTATCGTTATAAAACTCTCCTCGAAGAAATTTCCAATAAATACAGCATAtccaattttaaaaaatctcTGGACTTCTTTCGTTTAGCTTCGTTGGTGTTACCAAGTGCTGGTGAGACGTATTCGCAAGCAGGAGCGATATTCCTTCAAACAGGAAATTTGGGGATTGCAGTATTCAATTTTGTTAAAGGTatgatgacgaagatgCCAAGCCCTGTTtcaatcaaaaattttgggGCATTAATGGTGGACAATAAAAGTTCATTAAATCGTAGCTTGCATACTACTATCATGAACACTTACTTACAAGAATCTAAAGGACCCAGGACACCTGCTAAAGAGATACTagaattttatttcctGGGCCTTTTTGGGTCTGTTTGGTCACCTACCAGTTGGAGAGATGATACAAAACCTAACCAATTAAATAACGGTATCAAGTTAAGGCATTTGGAAAATGCACTCTACGAGACGATGTCAGCAAGATACCTGAATAATATTAAGACCATCTTTCACAATTTGATCATTACAATTGGTGGGTTCCATCTATTATTAAAAAGGCGTTCCGATGTAAGTGCAAAAACCTTGAAGGATTTACGTAGCAATGAATTGGATTACCTAAATTTTGCATTCAAGTATATTGCTCACATTTTAAATGATATCGTTAAGGAATCATGGAGCGAAAATCCTGAGGTTTCAGAAATTCTAGGTATGGTAAGAATTATCAATTGTTGGATAAAAGCAAATCCCATGGTTCTTCAATATTCACAAAGTAATCTAGAGTTTGTTAATGCCTTGGCATACTTGATAAATGAtattgtgaaaaaaaaaccaagtCCTTCTTTTAGTATAACAGAACATATTCCTAAAAGGACATACTGGTTCGAAGAAGACTTAATGGTGAAGGGTTTATCATTCGTTAACTTTCAACTATCTGATTTTGACgattatgaaaaaattcttgaaatgGATCATAGTCTCGATAGATTAATTGGTAATCCGCCATTATGCGACAAGTTATCGGCATCATCTGAAATGCTGTTAAGGTTGCAGGCTGTTGTGAATATAAGTTCGCAATTATTGCAGAACAACAACTGCGGAGTAGAATGGTCAGATAATAAATCACGTTATATCtttaataagaaaattggATTTAAGGAGACCGTTAAAAATAGTATGAAGACATCGAAGCAATCCAATGAAAAGGCCAAgttacaaagaaaaaacaaaccttCGACCACTAATGGCTCAATATCCATGGCGGATTTGGAGAGACAAATGAGAAGTAGCTCTTTGgattctttttctccaaCTATGGGTTATAGTGGTTCGTCTGTACCTATGGCCCCAGATACGTTCAATGTTAAGCCCAGCGGTACAATAACGGGGAACAAAGTAAATGTAGAACTGTTAAAAATCGAACTAAGCGGTCAAAACGCCGATGGCGCTATTACGAATATATCTCCTGGTTACAGTAACGCAGCgatctcttcttcaaattcgaCAGATGAATCATCCTTCGATTTGAACAACATCCTATCTTCAATGCAACAAAAGCACGCGGAAAAATCATTTGCCAAATCCATGCAAGGGGTGAATGAACAAATTCCAGCGAATGACGTCTGCCATCAAGCCCAGAGGCCAATGCAAGGTGGTCTGTATTCATCACAGCAACCTTCATCGATGTCTTCATTAAACTCCGCGTATCAGAATGCCTCGATGCCTCCATCTGCCTCCATGGTATCCTATCCCTATCCTTTTTTGAACCAGCAGGGGCAAGGGGTCTTTCCGCCTTATAATGCACAAAATTTACAATGGCAGAGCGAAGCTTACTCATTAAAGTCAATGAATTTTGCAAATCCAACGTGGCTAGGTGACCAGTACCAGACATCTGCGCCGTCGTCAGCATATGCGCAAGCGCAACGGCAAATGTTTCAACAACCTATGCAGCAAGATGTGGGGAAGTACATGCAATTTCCTTTTGACGCCCAAAGCAACACGGACAGCATGAGGGGAAACAGTCGGAATAATATGTTTTAA